A single Pedobacter sp. PACM 27299 DNA region contains:
- a CDS encoding M48 family metallopeptidase, whose product MKALNLMVIAAAMLSISSCSTVPLTGRSRLSIVSESEMQNVAAQSYTSLLRDPKTKVLNNADAARVKRVGQKIQAAVTKYMNANGYASQIQGFNWEFNLIDSKEVNAWCMPGGKVAVYSGILPIAKDDAGLATVMGHEIAHAIAQHSSERASQATLAQAGGSLLGAATAGKSQTAQAMINQAYGLGAQGFVLLPNSRKQELEADQLGLIFMSMAGYDPTNAISFWQRMAAASGGAQKPSEFLSTHPSDATRIAQIQRLLPEAKKYFNSTTGKPTG is encoded by the coding sequence ATGAAAGCTTTAAATTTAATGGTCATTGCTGCGGCGATGCTTTCCATTTCCTCCTGTTCTACAGTGCCATTAACGGGGCGTAGCAGACTGAGTATTGTGAGTGAAAGTGAGATGCAGAATGTGGCCGCTCAAAGTTACACCTCTTTGTTAAGAGACCCTAAAACTAAGGTGCTCAACAATGCGGATGCTGCAAGAGTAAAAAGAGTAGGGCAGAAGATTCAGGCTGCGGTGACAAAGTATATGAATGCCAATGGTTATGCGAGCCAGATCCAAGGCTTCAACTGGGAATTTAACCTGATTGACAGCAAAGAAGTGAATGCCTGGTGTATGCCTGGTGGGAAAGTAGCCGTTTACAGCGGTATTTTGCCTATTGCAAAGGATGATGCAGGATTAGCCACAGTAATGGGTCATGAGATTGCACATGCCATTGCACAGCACTCTTCAGAAAGAGCATCTCAAGCTACTTTAGCGCAAGCTGGGGGTAGTTTATTGGGTGCGGCAACTGCAGGGAAATCGCAGACTGCACAAGCGATGATCAACCAGGCTTATGGATTGGGAGCGCAAGGTTTTGTATTGCTGCCTAATTCCAGAAAGCAGGAGTTGGAAGCAGATCAGTTGGGATTAATTTTTATGTCGATGGCAGGGTATGACCCTACAAATGCGATTTCCTTCTGGCAGCGAATGGCTGCAGCAAGTGGAGGTGCTCAAAAACCATCTGAGTTTTTAAGTACCCACCCCTCTGATGCTACACGTATTGCGCAAATTCAAAGACTTTTGCCAGAAGCTAAAAAATATTTCAACTCGACTACTGGCAAGCCAACTGGTTAA
- the plsY gene encoding glycerol-3-phosphate 1-O-acyltransferase PlsY yields MISVYSISAVILAYLFGSIPTAVWLGQAFYGVDVREYGSGNAGATNTFRVLGKRAGLAVMTIDIAKGYTATKLAYFIGLSVTGPQNSSQFINYELALGVTAVMGHLFPIFAGFRGGKGVATLFGMILAVNFPAAMLCVLVFVVVLLTTKYVSLSSICAGFTFPLSIIFILHSSVKSEVLYGMCVCILILVTHQKNLERLLMGKESKVYLFKKKTT; encoded by the coding sequence ATGATTTCGGTCTATTCTATATCAGCAGTAATTTTAGCCTATTTATTTGGGTCTATACCAACAGCGGTATGGCTCGGACAAGCATTTTACGGTGTCGACGTGAGGGAGTATGGTAGTGGAAATGCCGGTGCAACCAATACTTTTAGGGTGTTGGGGAAACGTGCAGGACTTGCCGTGATGACGATAGATATCGCCAAAGGCTATACTGCAACTAAACTTGCCTACTTTATAGGGCTGTCCGTTACCGGTCCGCAGAACTCTTCCCAATTTATCAATTACGAACTTGCACTCGGAGTAACTGCTGTGATGGGACATTTGTTCCCAATATTTGCAGGTTTTAGAGGAGGTAAGGGAGTGGCCACACTTTTTGGAATGATTTTGGCAGTTAACTTCCCGGCAGCAATGCTTTGTGTTCTGGTCTTTGTAGTTGTGCTCTTAACCACTAAATATGTTTCCCTAAGCTCTATATGTGCAGGTTTTACCTTTCCATTGAGCATTATATTCATCCTGCATTCTTCTGTTAAATCAGAAGTATTATATGGAATGTGTGTGTGTATCCTCATTTTGGTGACACATCAGAAGAATTTAGAGCGACTCCTCATGGGCAAAGAATCCAAAGTTTACCTGTTTAAAAAGAAAACAACCTAA
- the nadC gene encoding carboxylating nicotinate-nucleotide diphosphorylase has translation MDKQIIDQFIKNAVAEDLGDGDHTSLSTIPANAQGKAKLLIKEDGVIAGVELAVAIFNYIDDQLVVSVNIQDGEKVKYGDIALTVSGSTHAILLAERLVLNCMQRMSGIATKTNYIVGLLAAYPTKLLDTRKTTPGLRYLEKWAVVIGGGVNHRIGLYDMILIKDNHVDYAGGIANAIKAANQYLADQNKDLQIEIEVRNLSELNDVLTNRGVDRIMLDNFSFADLRAAVKVIDGRFVTEASGGITEENVAEYAACGVDFISMGALTHSVKSLDMSLKAC, from the coding sequence TTGGATAAGCAAATCATAGATCAATTCATAAAAAACGCTGTTGCCGAAGATTTAGGCGATGGGGATCATACTTCACTTTCTACCATTCCAGCCAATGCACAAGGCAAAGCAAAATTGCTCATTAAAGAAGATGGGGTGATTGCAGGCGTGGAGCTTGCGGTAGCAATTTTCAACTATATTGATGATCAATTGGTCGTATCGGTAAATATTCAGGATGGAGAAAAAGTCAAATATGGAGACATTGCACTGACGGTTTCCGGCAGTACACACGCTATTTTGCTGGCTGAGCGACTGGTTTTAAATTGTATGCAAAGGATGAGTGGTATTGCCACGAAAACCAATTATATTGTTGGCTTGCTGGCTGCATATCCTACTAAATTGTTAGATACGCGTAAAACCACACCTGGATTAAGGTATCTGGAGAAATGGGCAGTTGTGATCGGTGGGGGAGTAAATCACCGCATCGGCTTATACGACATGATTCTGATCAAGGATAATCACGTAGATTATGCTGGTGGAATCGCCAATGCGATCAAAGCAGCCAATCAATATTTAGCAGATCAAAATAAAGATTTACAGATAGAGATAGAAGTGAGAAACCTTTCGGAGTTAAATGATGTTTTAACGAATAGAGGGGTAGACCGGATTATGCTGGATAATTTCAGCTTTGCCGATTTAAGAGCAGCGGTGAAAGTAATCGATGGCAGATTTGTAACAGAGGCTTCTGGTGGAATCACTGAAGAAAATGTAGCAGAATACGCGGCGTGTGGGGTAGATTTTATATCTATGGGTGCTTTAACCCACTCTGTTAAAAGTTTAGACATGAGCTTAAAAGCATGCTAA
- a CDS encoding DUF4783 domain-containing protein: protein MKPLLFFTILFTSFSSAVAIQSDIIDNLSGYFKAGNAKEVAVNFSSSLELIVIDEEDVYSKAQAEQILRNFFTKYPPIKSSVTHTINANPNFRFGILSLQTKNGKFRVSITMKKSNNAFFITELRIEPDK, encoded by the coding sequence ATGAAGCCCTTACTTTTTTTTACGATTCTGTTTACCTCTTTTTCTTCTGCTGTTGCTATTCAAAGCGATATTATCGACAATCTTTCCGGTTATTTTAAAGCGGGCAATGCGAAAGAAGTAGCGGTAAATTTTTCTTCTTCCCTGGAGCTTATCGTCATTGATGAAGAAGATGTCTACTCTAAAGCACAGGCAGAACAGATATTAAGGAACTTCTTTACCAAGTACCCACCTATAAAATCATCGGTTACACATACCATTAATGCCAATCCAAACTTTAGATTTGGCATCCTTTCTCTACAGACCAAGAATGGAAAATTCCGCGTTTCAATCACGATGAAAAAGTCTAATAATGCTTTTTTTATTACGGAATTGAGAATAGAGCCGGATAAATAA
- the gpmI gene encoding 2,3-bisphosphoglycerate-independent phosphoglycerate mutase encodes MNNKKLVLLILDGWGYGKQDESDAAYAANTPFFDSLLKNYPNSKLEASGVAVGLPAGQMGNSEVGHMNLGAGRVVYQELGRINKAIEDKTLHQNPVLLDAFHYAKENNKAVHFIGLVSDGGVHAHINHLKALCDAAGEQGLSDVFIHAFLDGRDTDPNSGLTFIKDLEHHLESSTGKIASLVGRYYAMDRDSRWERVKLAYDVMTKGIGKPTTDAVAAIEQSYHEGITDEFTAPIVVTQPNGSPVATIQPGDVVICFNYRTDRGREITAALTQNDYPDFDMHKLPLYYVTMTTYDENFEHVKVVFTKDDLSETLGEVLEKNHKNQIRIAETEKYPHVTFFFSGGRELAFENEKRILIPSPKVATYDLQPEMSAAGITAAINKELASGWPDFVCLNFANPDMVGHTGVFEAVIKAVETADHCAEQVVKTGIENGYSFIILADHGNSEYMRNADGSVNTAHTTNLVPCILIDNDYKTIADGKLGDIAPTILKIMGIEKPAIMTGNCLV; translated from the coding sequence ATGAATAATAAAAAATTAGTTCTACTTATTCTTGACGGCTGGGGCTACGGGAAGCAAGACGAATCCGATGCCGCTTATGCAGCTAACACTCCTTTCTTTGACTCTTTATTGAAAAATTATCCTAACTCCAAACTGGAAGCTTCGGGTGTAGCGGTAGGATTACCGGCCGGACAAATGGGGAATTCGGAAGTTGGACACATGAATTTAGGTGCAGGCAGAGTAGTTTATCAGGAATTAGGCAGGATTAATAAAGCAATAGAAGACAAAACACTGCACCAGAACCCGGTGCTGCTAGATGCTTTTCATTATGCTAAAGAAAATAACAAGGCTGTTCATTTCATCGGATTGGTATCTGATGGAGGTGTACATGCCCATATCAATCATCTGAAAGCGTTATGCGATGCTGCTGGCGAACAAGGATTGAGTGACGTATTTATCCATGCTTTCTTAGATGGCAGGGATACCGATCCAAATTCTGGATTGACTTTCATCAAAGACCTGGAACATCACCTGGAAAGTTCTACGGGTAAAATTGCCAGTTTAGTTGGCCGCTATTATGCGATGGACAGGGATTCGCGCTGGGAAAGGGTAAAACTTGCTTATGACGTGATGACTAAAGGTATTGGGAAACCAACTACCGATGCGGTAGCTGCTATTGAGCAATCTTATCACGAAGGCATTACGGATGAGTTTACCGCTCCGATTGTAGTGACTCAGCCAAATGGCAGCCCGGTAGCTACTATTCAGCCTGGTGATGTAGTGATCTGTTTCAATTACAGAACAGACAGAGGCAGAGAAATTACTGCAGCACTGACGCAAAATGACTATCCTGATTTTGACATGCATAAATTGCCATTATATTATGTAACGATGACTACTTATGATGAAAACTTCGAGCATGTAAAGGTAGTTTTCACTAAAGATGATCTTTCGGAAACTTTAGGTGAAGTATTAGAGAAAAACCATAAAAACCAGATCCGTATTGCGGAGACTGAAAAATACCCACACGTTACTTTCTTTTTCTCTGGTGGCAGAGAGCTGGCATTTGAAAATGAGAAGAGAATACTTATTCCATCTCCAAAGGTAGCTACTTACGACTTGCAGCCAGAGATGAGTGCCGCAGGAATTACAGCAGCGATCAACAAGGAGCTGGCTTCAGGATGGCCTGATTTTGTATGTCTGAATTTTGCCAATCCAGACATGGTAGGTCATACCGGTGTGTTTGAAGCAGTAATTAAAGCTGTAGAAACTGCCGACCATTGTGCAGAACAAGTGGTAAAAACAGGAATCGAAAACGGTTACTCTTTCATCATCCTTGCAGATCACGGAAATTCGGAATACATGCGCAATGCGGATGGATCTGTGAATACTGCACATACCACGAACCTTGTTCCCTGCATTTTAATTGACAATGATTATAAAACCATCGCTGATGGAAAACTTGGCGACATCGCCCCTACCATCTTGAAGATTATGGGTATTGAGAAACCAGCGATCATGACCGGTAACTGCCTGGTATAA
- a CDS encoding PAS domain S-box protein: MATIASYLKKYRRTFLYVIPADHQFTLFRISSWKLNLFRDTIMYCLPLGMIGILLFLVNELVKGKVFFPVFMVLVIISLMGFVVNRKIKLDYRMVMVVALLYLIAILYLLFVGSDGPGALYLLIITFFTAMIFPTKATFIPLMVNIVICILIGLIIQFKLFPNALSETYDLTLWIAYSWNFIFVSFISVFMISTILNGFEKTRFKEAILVKKLDASERYYRNIFEANPVPMYIFELNTGNFLKVNEAAIKKYGYTQEEFLSMNITKIRPASEISKLMDIFSTIKTREYSGILTHMNKSGQLFPVEIDTTIVNIDGIDARLVLATDVSKRMNYVRMIEKQNQDLKEIAWIQSHKVRAPLTNIMSLTEMMLQNPHGDHIDLLYMLKESTQQLNESIASIVYQADNNQMLPPE, from the coding sequence ATGGCAACAATAGCGTCATACTTGAAGAAATACAGGAGAACATTTCTTTATGTTATTCCCGCTGATCATCAGTTTACGCTTTTCAGGATCAGTTCATGGAAACTGAATTTATTTAGAGACACCATCATGTATTGCCTTCCATTAGGCATGATTGGGATTCTTTTGTTCCTGGTTAATGAGCTCGTTAAAGGAAAAGTGTTTTTCCCTGTATTTATGGTGCTGGTTATCATTTCTCTTATGGGTTTTGTAGTAAATAGAAAAATAAAGCTGGATTACAGGATGGTCATGGTGGTGGCCCTTCTCTATCTGATTGCCATATTGTACCTGCTTTTTGTTGGCTCTGATGGCCCTGGAGCATTGTACCTATTGATCATTACGTTTTTCACGGCAATGATCTTTCCCACAAAAGCCACTTTCATTCCATTGATGGTCAATATTGTGATTTGTATACTGATTGGCTTAATTATACAGTTTAAGCTTTTCCCTAATGCATTGTCTGAAACCTATGACCTCACTTTATGGATTGCCTATTCCTGGAATTTCATTTTTGTCAGCTTTATCAGTGTCTTTATGATCAGTACCATTCTGAATGGTTTTGAAAAAACCCGGTTTAAAGAAGCCATATTGGTCAAGAAACTGGATGCTTCGGAACGTTACTACCGGAATATCTTTGAAGCGAATCCGGTACCTATGTACATTTTTGAACTGAATACCGGTAATTTCCTGAAAGTGAACGAAGCGGCTATAAAGAAATATGGTTATACCCAGGAGGAGTTTTTATCGATGAACATCACGAAAATCAGACCGGCCTCAGAGATCAGTAAGCTGATGGACATTTTTAGCACTATAAAAACCAGGGAATATTCGGGAATTCTGACACACATGAATAAAAGTGGACAATTGTTTCCAGTTGAAATTGACACTACCATCGTAAATATCGATGGGATCGACGCCAGGCTGGTTTTGGCGACAGACGTCTCTAAGCGAATGAATTATGTGAGAATGATTGAAAAACAAAACCAGGACCTGAAGGAAATTGCCTGGATTCAAAGCCATAAAGTGAGGGCACCATTAACGAATATCATGAGCTTAACGGAGATGATGCTTCAAAATCCCCATGGCGACCATATTGATTTACTGTATATGCTAAAAGAATCTACCCAGCAACTGAATGAATCTATTGCTTCGATAGTATACCAGGCAGATAATAACCAGATGCTTCCACCAGAATGA
- a CDS encoding response regulator: MKKFYLIDDDTIFVFLTRKTLQVANLSTDLTVFEDGKKALLDLELSANQPELLPDVIFLDLNMPVLDGWGFLEEYSLLEPKMSKKIEIYIVSSSISPSELERSQRIPVVTDFLTKPLSRSKFVEIFDGAEV; the protein is encoded by the coding sequence ATGAAAAAATTTTATCTGATAGATGACGACACTATTTTCGTTTTTTTAACAAGAAAAACGTTACAGGTTGCCAATCTAAGTACCGACCTGACCGTCTTTGAAGATGGAAAAAAAGCTTTATTAGATTTGGAGTTGAGCGCCAACCAGCCGGAGTTATTACCAGATGTGATCTTTCTGGATTTAAATATGCCGGTATTGGATGGCTGGGGATTCCTGGAAGAGTATTCATTGCTGGAACCTAAAATGAGCAAGAAAATCGAGATTTATATCGTTTCTTCTTCGATCTCTCCATCAGAACTGGAACGTTCTCAGCGTATTCCTGTGGTGACCGACTTTTTAACTAAACCCCTGAGTCGCTCCAAATTTGTGGAGATATTTGATGGCGCAGAAGTATAA
- a CDS encoding tetratricopeptide repeat protein gives MNYFKQTILLLFVFSAQVGIAQNSGYDKLGLQAMMKGDYKAAVGQLEKADTKTPNNANVLKMLGYSYFQCGDFENSIAAYSRLITVKPSDYSAYYYRGKARLNIANDPKESLSQMRDNFYLSAIKDFSKAIELNGEEDTQLLQNRGLAYKDYAIYKSYKVKKGPEKAAVITLFNNSIADFQKVLVVQPLRKDIIGLVDYVKAQIASLK, from the coding sequence ATGAACTATTTCAAGCAAACCATCTTATTATTATTTGTCTTTTCTGCTCAGGTCGGTATCGCTCAAAATAGCGGTTACGATAAATTGGGGCTGCAAGCCATGATGAAAGGGGATTATAAGGCTGCCGTTGGACAATTAGAGAAGGCGGATACCAAAACTCCGAACAATGCGAATGTGTTGAAGATGCTGGGATATTCTTATTTTCAATGTGGAGATTTTGAAAATTCAATCGCTGCTTATAGTCGATTGATTACAGTAAAGCCTTCAGATTATTCTGCCTATTATTATAGAGGAAAAGCAAGATTGAACATTGCAAATGATCCAAAAGAGTCACTGAGTCAAATGAGAGACAATTTTTATCTTTCCGCAATTAAAGATTTCAGTAAAGCAATTGAGCTGAATGGGGAAGAAGATACACAGTTATTGCAAAATAGAGGGCTGGCTTATAAAGATTACGCCATCTATAAATCGTATAAAGTGAAGAAAGGACCGGAAAAAGCTGCTGTCATCACTTTATTTAATAACTCTATTGCTGATTTTCAAAAGGTATTGGTGGTACAGCCTTTACGTAAGGATATCATCGGTTTAGTAGATTATGTGAAAGCACAGATTGCCAGTCTGAAATAA
- the lon gene encoding endopeptidase La — MSKQDHFDFSNALPIINEDTEFFPLMSQQDEDEMNNEETPEVLAILPLRNTVLFPGVVIPITVGRDKSIKLIKEAYKGNRIIGVVSQRDVSIEDPTFEQLNSVGTVAQIIKMLQMPDGNTTVIIQGKQRFRLIEEVQSEPYIKVTISKFEESKHKSDKEFKAMVASIKEMSSQIIQLSPNIPSEAGIALKNIESTSFLINFISSNMNADVSDKQKMLEMGNLRERAMMVMELLTLELQMLELKNQIQSKVRTDLDKQQRDYFLNQQLKTIQEELGGSSSDLEYEALQVRAKKKKWSEPIKEHFTKELDKLGRMNPAAPDYSIQINYLELLLDLPWNDFTKDNFDLKRAQRVLDKDHFGLEKVKQRIIEYLAVLKLKRDMKAPIICLVGPPGVGKTSLGKSIAKALNRKYVRMALGGIRDEAEIRGHRKTYIGAMPGRIIQSIKKAGAANPVFVLDEIDKVGADFRGDPSSALLEVLDPEQNSAFNDHYVEADYDLSNVLFIATANSLSSIQPALLDRMEIIEVNGYTIEEKIEIAKKYLLPKQKEQHGIKTKDIVLKNSLIEKVIEDYTRESGVRGLEKKIGSLVRGVATKIAMEETYEPNLTLDDVERILGAPIYDKDLYEGNEVAGVVTGLAWTQVGGDILFIEASLSPGKGKLTLTGNLGEVMKESAVIALAYLRSHAAIFGIDYALFDQWDIHVHVPAGATPKDGPSAGITMLTALTSAFTQRKVKSNLAMTGEITLRGKVLPVGGIKEKILAAKRANIKDIILCKSNRKDILEIKESYIKDLNFHYVTEMKEVIELALMKEKVKDAQDLSVKIKPVAK, encoded by the coding sequence ATGAGTAAACAAGATCATTTTGATTTTAGCAACGCACTACCCATTATAAATGAAGATACAGAGTTTTTCCCGCTGATGTCCCAACAAGACGAAGACGAGATGAACAATGAAGAGACTCCTGAGGTACTGGCCATCCTTCCTTTAAGGAATACCGTACTTTTTCCAGGAGTAGTCATTCCAATTACTGTTGGCAGGGATAAATCTATAAAGCTGATCAAGGAAGCTTACAAAGGAAACCGGATTATCGGAGTAGTATCCCAACGGGATGTTTCGATAGAAGACCCTACGTTTGAGCAGCTGAATAGTGTAGGAACGGTGGCGCAGATCATAAAAATGCTGCAGATGCCAGATGGAAATACAACTGTAATTATCCAGGGCAAACAACGTTTCCGCCTGATTGAAGAAGTTCAATCGGAGCCTTACATTAAGGTAACCATCAGCAAATTCGAAGAGTCGAAACACAAAAGCGACAAAGAATTTAAAGCAATGGTGGCCTCTATCAAGGAAATGTCTTCGCAGATCATTCAATTGTCGCCGAACATTCCAAGTGAAGCTGGTATTGCCTTAAAAAACATAGAAAGCACTTCTTTCCTGATCAATTTCATCTCTTCAAATATGAATGCAGATGTTTCTGATAAGCAAAAAATGCTGGAAATGGGCAACCTGCGTGAGCGCGCAATGATGGTGATGGAACTATTGACCCTGGAACTTCAAATGCTGGAGTTAAAAAACCAGATTCAATCGAAAGTCCGCACCGACCTGGACAAACAGCAAAGGGATTACTTCCTGAATCAACAATTAAAGACCATACAGGAAGAACTGGGTGGTTCTTCTTCCGACCTCGAATACGAGGCTTTGCAAGTACGCGCAAAGAAGAAGAAATGGTCTGAACCTATAAAAGAACATTTTACGAAGGAGCTGGATAAACTGGGAAGAATGAATCCCGCAGCCCCTGACTATTCTATACAGATCAATTACCTGGAGCTCTTACTAGACCTTCCATGGAATGATTTCACGAAAGACAACTTTGACCTTAAACGTGCACAGCGCGTACTGGATAAAGACCATTTCGGTTTAGAAAAAGTAAAACAGCGTATTATAGAATACCTGGCTGTTTTGAAGCTCAAACGCGACATGAAAGCCCCTATCATTTGTTTAGTAGGCCCTCCGGGAGTAGGTAAAACCTCATTAGGAAAATCAATTGCGAAAGCATTAAACCGTAAATATGTGCGTATGGCACTGGGTGGCATCAGAGATGAAGCTGAAATCCGCGGCCATAGAAAAACTTATATCGGTGCTATGCCAGGCAGAATCATTCAATCCATTAAAAAAGCCGGTGCTGCAAATCCTGTATTTGTTCTGGATGAGATTGATAAAGTGGGTGCTGATTTTAGAGGCGACCCTTCTTCCGCATTACTGGAAGTATTGGATCCAGAGCAAAACTCTGCTTTCAACGACCACTATGTAGAGGCTGATTATGACCTTTCCAATGTACTGTTTATCGCTACTGCCAACTCATTGAGCAGCATACAGCCAGCTTTGCTGGATCGTATGGAGATCATTGAAGTGAATGGTTATACGATTGAAGAAAAGATTGAGATTGCTAAAAAATACCTTTTACCTAAGCAAAAAGAACAGCACGGGATCAAAACAAAAGACATCGTTCTAAAGAACAGTCTGATTGAAAAAGTAATCGAAGATTATACAAGAGAATCTGGTGTTCGTGGACTGGAGAAAAAGATCGGTTCCTTAGTACGTGGTGTGGCGACTAAAATCGCGATGGAAGAAACGTATGAGCCAAACCTGACCTTAGACGATGTAGAGCGTATTTTAGGTGCCCCTATATATGATAAGGATCTTTATGAAGGCAATGAAGTTGCCGGAGTAGTGACTGGTTTAGCCTGGACACAGGTTGGTGGAGACATTCTATTTATTGAGGCGAGTTTAAGCCCAGGTAAAGGGAAGTTAACCTTAACGGGTAATCTGGGTGAAGTGATGAAGGAGTCTGCAGTGATTGCATTGGCTTACTTACGTTCACACGCAGCCATTTTCGGAATTGACTATGCCCTTTTCGATCAATGGGATATCCATGTACACGTACCTGCCGGCGCAACGCCAAAAGATGGTCCATCTGCTGGTATTACCATGCTAACTGCATTGACTTCTGCATTTACACAGCGTAAAGTAAAATCTAACCTGGCCATGACCGGAGAGATCACCTTACGTGGAAAAGTATTGCCGGTTGGTGGAATCAAGGAAAAAATCCTTGCCGCTAAACGTGCCAATATTAAAGATATCATTCTTTGTAAATCGAATAGAAAAGACATTTTAGAGATCAAGGAAAGCTATATTAAGGACTTAAATTTCCATTATGTAACGGAGATGAAAGAAGTGATTGAGCTGGCGTTAATGAAGGAAAAAGTGAAAGATGCGCAAGACCTGAGTGTTAAAATCAAGCCGGTTGCAAAATAG
- a CDS encoding lipid A deacylase LpxR family protein has protein sequence MKAISKVLLPLSLIYLLATSPVSAQSFKNEFGFKSDNDSYLLQGSDRYYTNGLFINFRHALNQSGLPEKLEKKTYEIAIGQKMYNPYSGAAPDPAKQDRPFAGYLYAEGALNWFYKNESILKTSAQIGVTGPASLAEKGQELLHKTVGFYQLEGWDYQIKEEMQVNLSAQYTRLLHRFKDQAADFSFEGYANVGTTFSGAGAGILFRAGRINQLFNAAYTNSVIGNQSKTKNLVKSELFFYAKPQLNFVAYDATIQGSMFNNDSPVTFGVKPVVFAQQLGFNYSSQRFTFDFGMIFKTKEVKSTARAHQYGNISMFYRFN, from the coding sequence ATGAAAGCTATAAGCAAAGTACTGCTCCCTTTATCCCTGATTTACCTGCTGGCCACCAGTCCGGTTTCAGCACAAAGCTTCAAAAATGAGTTTGGTTTTAAAAGCGACAATGATTCCTACCTGCTGCAGGGCTCTGACCGCTATTATACCAATGGCTTATTTATCAATTTCCGCCATGCCTTGAATCAAAGCGGGCTCCCGGAAAAGCTGGAAAAGAAAACTTATGAAATTGCTATTGGCCAAAAGATGTACAATCCTTATTCTGGTGCCGCACCCGATCCGGCAAAACAAGACCGTCCATTTGCAGGCTACCTGTATGCGGAAGGTGCATTGAACTGGTTTTATAAAAATGAAAGCATTTTGAAGACCAGCGCACAGATTGGGGTAACCGGACCGGCATCACTGGCAGAAAAAGGCCAGGAGCTCTTACATAAAACCGTTGGCTTCTATCAACTGGAGGGCTGGGATTACCAGATTAAAGAAGAAATGCAGGTAAATCTATCCGCGCAATACACCAGATTATTACACCGTTTTAAAGACCAGGCTGCAGACTTCTCTTTTGAAGGTTATGCGAATGTTGGAACGACCTTTAGTGGGGCCGGGGCAGGAATTTTATTCAGAGCAGGTCGAATCAATCAGCTTTTCAATGCAGCTTATACCAATTCAGTAATTGGAAACCAGTCGAAAACAAAGAATTTAGTAAAAAGTGAGCTGTTTTTTTATGCAAAACCTCAGCTTAATTTTGTGGCTTATGATGCCACCATACAAGGCAGTATGTTTAACAATGATAGTCCGGTTACCTTTGGGGTTAAACCAGTCGTGTTTGCGCAGCAATTGGGATTTAATTACAGCAGTCAGCGCTTTACCTTCGATTTTGGGATGATATTTAAGACTAAGGAAGTGAAAAGTACCGCCAGAGCCCATCAGTATGGCAATATTAGTATGTTCTACCGCTTCAACTAA
- the cmk gene encoding (d)CMP kinase yields the protein MRKNLVVAIDGYSSCGKSTLAKALAKKLGFIYIDSGAMYRAVTLYFLRNHIDMNDPEAVKDALQHIELNFHSRDYESHITLNGEEVSEEIRLMPVSEAVSEVSANKFVRKDMVKQQQRMGKSKNIVMDGRDIGTTVFPDAQVKFFMTADPKIRAERRYKEMQSKGDTSTTLEEVFENLAHRDYADTTRVESPLTRAEDAVILDNTNITPQEQLDFAIEQVKLHFPQ from the coding sequence ATGAGGAAAAATCTGGTTGTAGCTATCGACGGCTACTCATCATGTGGAAAAAGTACATTAGCGAAAGCATTGGCAAAGAAACTAGGTTTCATTTATATTGATAGCGGAGCGATGTACCGGGCGGTTACGCTTTATTTCCTTCGCAATCACATCGACATGAATGATCCTGAAGCAGTAAAAGACGCTTTACAGCATATCGAATTAAACTTTCATTCCAGGGATTACGAATCGCACATTACCTTAAATGGCGAAGAAGTATCTGAAGAAATCAGACTGATGCCGGTTTCGGAAGCAGTAAGCGAAGTATCAGCCAATAAATTTGTCCGCAAGGATATGGTGAAACAGCAGCAGCGCATGGGCAAATCAAAAAACATTGTGATGGATGGCCGTGATATTGGCACTACTGTTTTCCCGGATGCTCAGGTCAAGTTCTTCATGACTGCCGATCCAAAAATCAGGGCAGAACGTCGTTACAAAGAAATGCAGAGTAAAGGGGACACTTCTACCACTTTAGAAGAGGTATTCGAAAATCTGGCTCACCGTGACTATGCAGATACTACCCGCGTTGAAAGTCCGCTCACACGTGCAGAAGATGCCGTAATCCTCGATAACACTAACATCACTCCACAAGAGCAACTTGATTTTGCAATTGAGCAAGTAAAGCTTCATTTCCCTCAATAA